One genomic region from Solwaraspora sp. WMMD792 encodes:
- a CDS encoding family 1 glycosylhydrolase, producing MRRFPDGFLFGVATSGHQTEGDNTSSDTWFLENVAPTVFAERSGRACNSWQLWRDDLDLVQAMGLGAFRFSVEWARVEPEEGGFSTEALDHYAAIVDSCSQRGLAAVVTLNHMTCPHWFAARGGWLDPAAPELFARYCDQVMRHFGDRITMAVTLNEPNLPQLLSWADVPESVQKLERAILEAASAAAGVPRYRVSNIMLPEEFDAMRDGMTAGHLAARTAIKARRPDLPVGLSIAIVDDRVAGDDATLRDRKRAEVYDHWLRLASDDDFIGIQNYESAVYDADRLLPPLPGATLHQLGSAIDPTSLGGAVRYAYQVSGVPVFVTEHGVGVDDDALRADFIEPSLAGLLDAIDDGVPVLGYCHWTLLDNFEWAAGYRFHFGLHTVDRETFARTPKPSTARYAAIATSRTLP from the coding sequence ATGAGACGCTTCCCGGACGGCTTCCTTTTCGGTGTCGCCACCTCCGGTCACCAGACCGAGGGCGACAACACCAGCAGCGACACCTGGTTCCTGGAGAACGTCGCGCCGACGGTCTTCGCCGAGCGGTCCGGCCGGGCCTGCAACAGCTGGCAGCTGTGGCGCGACGACCTCGACCTGGTGCAGGCGATGGGGCTGGGCGCCTTCCGGTTCTCGGTGGAGTGGGCCCGGGTCGAGCCCGAGGAGGGCGGCTTCTCCACCGAGGCGTTGGACCACTACGCGGCGATCGTCGACAGCTGCTCGCAGCGGGGCCTGGCCGCGGTGGTGACGCTCAACCACATGACCTGCCCGCACTGGTTCGCCGCGCGCGGCGGCTGGCTGGACCCGGCCGCGCCCGAGCTGTTCGCCCGCTACTGCGACCAGGTGATGCGCCACTTCGGTGACCGGATCACCATGGCCGTCACCCTCAACGAGCCGAACCTGCCGCAGCTGCTGTCCTGGGCGGACGTGCCGGAGTCGGTGCAGAAGTTGGAACGGGCCATCCTGGAGGCGGCCAGCGCCGCCGCCGGGGTGCCCCGCTACCGGGTCAGCAACATCATGCTGCCGGAGGAGTTCGACGCGATGCGCGACGGCATGACGGCCGGGCATCTCGCCGCCCGTACGGCGATCAAGGCCAGGCGGCCCGACCTGCCGGTGGGGCTGTCGATCGCCATCGTCGACGACCGGGTGGCCGGCGACGACGCCACGCTGCGCGACCGCAAGCGCGCCGAGGTGTACGACCACTGGCTGCGGCTGGCCAGCGACGACGACTTCATCGGCATCCAGAACTACGAGAGTGCCGTCTACGACGCGGACAGGTTGTTGCCGCCGCTGCCCGGGGCCACCCTGCACCAGCTGGGCTCGGCGATCGACCCGACGTCACTCGGCGGTGCGGTGCGGTACGCGTACCAGGTCAGCGGGGTGCCGGTCTTCGTGACCGAACACGGCGTCGGCGTCGACGACGACGCCCTGCGGGCGGACTTCATCGAGCCGTCGCTGGCCGGCCTGCTCGACGCGATCGACGACGGCGTACCGGTGCTCGGCTACTGCCACTGGACGCTGCTGGACAACTTCGAGTGGGCGGCCGGCTACCGCTTCCACTTCGGCCTGCACACCGTGGACCGGGAGACGTTCGCGCGGACCCCGAAACCGAGCACCGCCCGGTACGCCGCCATCGCGACCAGCCGCACCCTGCCCTGA
- a CDS encoding polyprenyl synthetase family protein, producing the protein MANHTVAGTDRSASVDEPAESATPGTTPAHRRDLLTAAVDDTLIDFLSAEIDALDRIDPALRPFAQIARDTVLAGGKRLRPVFAHWGWRGVAGPDAPLAPVLPALAALELLHAFALVHDDVMDGSATRRGRPTAHRRLAGQHRAAGRDGDPDRFGDGAAVLVGDLCLVWADRLLGQAGVPPRTLLDVRRRYDQMRVETIAGQYLDVLGETEADTWSVDRALRVARHKTASYTVLRPLHLGAALAGPGADPAIHEAYRRYGTNVGEAFQLRDDLLGVFGDPATTGKPAGDDLRTGKPTVLLLIARELATDAQRAELTRPPSGADRESDREVDRRVSRLVEIVVETGAADQVEQLIEQRVRDAVDALADAPIDAAARRVLTGLAVTATTRQA; encoded by the coding sequence GTGGCCAATCACACAGTTGCCGGCACCGACCGCAGCGCGTCGGTCGACGAGCCGGCCGAGTCGGCCACCCCCGGGACGACCCCGGCCCACCGCCGTGACCTGCTGACCGCGGCCGTCGACGACACCCTGATCGATTTCCTCTCCGCCGAGATCGACGCGCTCGACCGCATCGATCCGGCGCTGCGCCCGTTCGCCCAGATCGCCCGGGACACCGTGCTCGCCGGCGGCAAACGGCTGCGGCCGGTCTTCGCCCACTGGGGCTGGCGCGGGGTGGCCGGACCGGACGCGCCGCTGGCTCCGGTGCTGCCGGCGCTGGCCGCGCTGGAGCTGCTGCACGCGTTCGCGCTGGTGCACGACGACGTGATGGACGGTTCCGCGACCCGTCGCGGACGCCCCACCGCCCACCGGCGGCTGGCCGGGCAGCACCGGGCGGCCGGTCGCGACGGCGACCCCGACCGGTTCGGCGACGGTGCCGCCGTGCTGGTCGGTGACCTCTGCCTGGTCTGGGCCGACCGGCTGCTCGGCCAGGCCGGCGTGCCACCCCGGACCCTGCTGGACGTGCGGCGCCGCTACGACCAGATGCGGGTCGAGACGATCGCCGGGCAGTACCTGGACGTCCTCGGCGAGACCGAGGCCGACACCTGGTCGGTCGACCGGGCGCTGCGGGTGGCCCGGCACAAGACCGCCAGCTACACCGTGCTGCGGCCGCTGCACCTCGGTGCGGCCCTCGCCGGACCCGGCGCCGACCCGGCGATCCACGAGGCCTACCGGCGCTACGGCACCAACGTCGGCGAGGCGTTCCAACTGCGCGACGACCTGCTCGGCGTCTTCGGTGACCCGGCCACCACCGGCAAACCCGCCGGCGACGACCTGCGGACCGGCAAGCCGACGGTGCTGCTGCTGATCGCCCGCGAGCTGGCCACCGACGCCCAACGCGCCGAACTCACCCGGCCGCCGTCCGGCGCCGACCGGGAGTCCGACCGGGAGGTCGATCGACGGGTGAGCCGGCTGGTCGAGATCGTCGTCGAGACCGGCGCCGCCGACCAGGTGGAACAGCTGATCGAGCAACGGGTACGGGACGCGGTCGACGCACTGGCCGACGCCCCGATCGACGCCGCCGCCCGTCGCGTGCTCACCGGCCTGGCGGTGACCGCCACCACTCGGCAGGCATGA
- a CDS encoding DUF397 domain-containing protein yields MNEPAWRKSSRSNGASGNCVEVADNLPGRVLVRDTKDRDGGTLAFGPSAWRSFVELAKHHH; encoded by the coding sequence ATCAATGAACCAGCGTGGCGGAAGTCGTCTCGGTCGAACGGTGCATCCGGCAACTGCGTCGAGGTGGCCGACAACCTGCCCGGCCGGGTGCTGGTCCGGGACACCAAGGACCGTGACGGCGGCACCCTGGCCTTCGGCCCGTCCGCCTGGCGCTCCTTCGTCGAGCTGGCCAAGCACCACCACTGA
- a CDS encoding helix-turn-helix transcriptional regulator: MTELPVELRRLRLSQRMNQTQLAKAVGVSKSLIASFETGRLVPKEDTAKDLDKLLNSGDQLQQLSREGREDRQPWLRSWVDHERRAVLLRAWEPTLVPGLLQTEAYMRQVFTGVPSNRGRLEEVIATRQERQRAVLDRDPPVDLVVLVEETALRRGPREVMKDQLAHLVDLGHRPTIRIRAVPESAGLHAGLSGPLALATMSDGRRVGYLDDLLRGRLATTAGDVLELELIWEAVNELALSADQTRDLMLRMIQ, encoded by the coding sequence ATGACTGAACTGCCTGTGGAGCTTCGACGACTCCGACTTTCCCAGCGCATGAACCAGACTCAGCTGGCCAAAGCGGTAGGCGTGTCAAAGTCGCTCATCGCCAGCTTCGAGACCGGCCGGCTGGTGCCGAAGGAGGACACCGCGAAGGATCTCGACAAGTTACTGAACTCCGGTGACCAGCTTCAGCAGCTGTCCAGGGAGGGCAGAGAGGACCGCCAGCCGTGGCTGCGCTCCTGGGTCGATCACGAGCGACGCGCGGTGTTGCTGCGGGCCTGGGAGCCGACCCTGGTCCCTGGGCTGCTGCAGACCGAGGCGTACATGCGGCAGGTCTTCACTGGCGTGCCGTCCAACCGAGGGCGGCTCGAGGAGGTGATCGCGACCCGCCAGGAGCGGCAGCGCGCGGTGCTGGACCGCGATCCTCCGGTGGACCTGGTGGTCCTGGTCGAGGAGACGGCGTTGCGTCGTGGTCCGCGCGAGGTGATGAAGGACCAGCTTGCCCACCTGGTCGACCTCGGGCACCGGCCAACTATCCGGATCCGGGCGGTCCCCGAGTCGGCCGGGCTCCACGCTGGCCTCAGTGGCCCGCTGGCGCTGGCCACCATGAGCGACGGGAGGCGGGTCGGCTATCTGGACGATCTGCTGCGTGGTCGCCTCGCCACCACCGCTGGTGACGTACTCGAACTGGAACTAATCTGGGAAGCAGTCAACGAGTTGGCGCTGTCCGCCGACCAGACCCGAGACCTGATGTTAAGGATGATCCAGTGA
- a CDS encoding deoxyribodipyrimidine photo-lyase gives MRTAVVLFTRDLRVHDQPALATACATAEQVVPLFVLDPRLAGRSTNRDRFLHQSLADLRATLRGLGGDLLIRHGDPVAETIRLAREVDADGVTVSADVSHYARHRQRRLSDECDRHRLAYRAFPGLTVVDPGALTPTNGDHYKVFTPYFRAWAGADWRTACAAPERIRLPGGPAVGRLPALPDGESPQAAAGGETAGRRRLRDWLGDLDRYGDSHDDLAGDATSRLSPYLRFGCLSPLEVATAAGDRAGPFVRQLCWRDFHYQVANAFPDLATTAYRRGASEQWRNDADALDAWQTGHTGVPIVDAGMCQLRAEGWMHNRARLITAGYLTKEIGLDWRDGLAWFGRWLLDGDLPNNSGNWQWVAGTGNDTRPHRGFNPLRQAHRFDPAGEYVRRWVPELASVAGAAVHEPWRLPLAVRAGLDYPPPLSDR, from the coding sequence GTGCGTACCGCTGTCGTGCTGTTCACCCGGGACCTGCGGGTGCACGACCAGCCGGCGCTGGCCACCGCCTGCGCCACCGCCGAACAGGTGGTGCCGCTGTTCGTCCTCGACCCACGGTTGGCCGGCCGGTCGACCAACCGCGACCGGTTCCTGCACCAGAGCCTCGCCGACCTGCGGGCGACCCTGCGCGGGCTCGGCGGCGACCTGCTGATCCGCCACGGCGACCCGGTCGCCGAGACGATCCGGCTCGCCCGCGAGGTCGACGCCGACGGCGTCACCGTCTCCGCCGACGTCAGCCACTACGCCCGGCACCGGCAGCGGCGGCTGTCCGACGAATGCGACCGGCACCGCCTCGCGTACCGCGCATTTCCCGGACTGACCGTCGTCGACCCGGGCGCGCTGACCCCGACCAACGGCGACCACTACAAGGTCTTCACGCCGTACTTCCGGGCCTGGGCCGGCGCCGACTGGCGTACCGCGTGTGCCGCTCCGGAGCGGATCCGGCTGCCCGGCGGTCCCGCCGTCGGGCGGCTGCCGGCCCTGCCGGACGGGGAGTCGCCGCAGGCCGCCGCCGGGGGCGAGACCGCCGGGCGGCGCCGGCTGCGCGACTGGCTGGGCGACCTCGACCGGTACGGCGACAGCCACGACGACCTGGCCGGCGACGCCACCTCGCGGCTCAGCCCCTACCTGCGGTTCGGCTGTCTGTCCCCGCTGGAGGTCGCCACCGCCGCCGGGGACCGCGCCGGCCCGTTCGTCCGGCAACTGTGCTGGCGGGACTTCCACTACCAGGTCGCGAACGCCTTCCCCGACCTGGCGACCACCGCGTACCGGCGCGGGGCCAGCGAGCAGTGGCGGAACGACGCTGACGCCCTCGACGCCTGGCAGACCGGGCACACCGGGGTGCCGATCGTCGACGCCGGCATGTGCCAGTTGCGGGCGGAAGGCTGGATGCACAACCGCGCCCGGCTGATCACCGCCGGGTACCTCACCAAGGAGATCGGCCTGGACTGGCGGGACGGCCTCGCCTGGTTCGGCCGCTGGCTGCTCGACGGCGACCTGCCGAACAACTCCGGCAACTGGCAGTGGGTCGCCGGCACCGGCAACGACACCCGCCCGCACCGGGGTTTCAACCCGCTGCGTCAGGCGCACCGCTTCGACCCGGCCGGAGAATACGTCCGCCGGTGGGTGCCGGAGCTGGCCAGCGTCGCCGGGGCGGCGGTGCACGAGCCGTGGCGGTTGCCGCTCGCCGTCCGCGCCGGCCTGGACTACCCGCCGCCACTGTCGGACCGCTGA
- a CDS encoding NAD(P)/FAD-dependent oxidoreductase, translating into MSEPQQVDVVVVGLGVAGEEVAGRLSQAGLDVVGVERRLVGGECPYWGCVPSKMMIRAANALAEGRRIDGLAGTADIRPDWTPVARRIRDEATADWSDTAAVDRLTGKGVRVLHGTARLTGPGRVDVDGQEFTARRGVVLATGTVPVVPPIDGLAGTPYWTNKEAIEVTDLPESLVVLGGGAIGLELAQVFARFGVRVTIVEPSERLLSREEPESSALAARALGDDGVRLRLGSRAEWVEHRDDTFAVHLSQGGPESGQRLLVATGRRSDLGGLGIDTVGLDPAARHLPADERMRVADGLWAVGDVAGHGAFTHLAMYQADVAVRDILGQGGPAAEYRAVPRVTFTDPEIGAVGLTERQAREQGVNVAVAVTEVPESSRGWIHGPGNDGFIKLVADADRGVLVGATSAGPTGGEVLGALAVAVHGEVPLTSLRHMIYAYPTVHRAIQSAVQQLT; encoded by the coding sequence ATGAGTGAGCCGCAACAGGTGGACGTTGTCGTCGTCGGGTTGGGCGTGGCCGGTGAGGAGGTCGCCGGCCGGCTCAGCCAGGCCGGGCTGGACGTGGTCGGTGTGGAGCGCCGGTTGGTCGGCGGCGAATGCCCGTACTGGGGCTGCGTACCGAGCAAGATGATGATCCGGGCGGCGAACGCGCTCGCCGAGGGCCGCCGGATCGACGGCCTGGCCGGCACCGCCGACATCCGTCCGGACTGGACGCCGGTGGCCCGGCGGATCCGCGACGAGGCCACCGCCGACTGGTCCGACACGGCCGCCGTCGACCGGCTCACCGGCAAAGGGGTACGGGTGCTGCACGGCACCGCCCGGCTCACCGGACCCGGGCGGGTCGACGTCGACGGGCAGGAGTTCACCGCCCGCCGGGGCGTGGTCCTCGCCACCGGCACCGTGCCGGTGGTGCCGCCGATCGACGGACTGGCCGGCACGCCGTACTGGACGAACAAGGAAGCGATCGAGGTCACCGACCTGCCCGAGTCGCTGGTCGTGCTCGGCGGCGGCGCGATCGGGCTGGAGCTGGCCCAGGTCTTCGCCCGGTTCGGCGTACGGGTGACCATCGTCGAGCCCAGCGAGCGGCTGCTGTCCCGGGAAGAGCCGGAATCGTCGGCGCTGGCCGCCCGCGCCCTCGGCGACGACGGGGTGCGGCTCCGGCTCGGCAGCCGCGCCGAGTGGGTCGAGCACCGCGACGACACGTTCGCCGTGCACCTGTCGCAGGGCGGTCCGGAGAGCGGGCAGCGGCTGCTGGTCGCCACCGGCCGGCGCAGCGACCTCGGTGGACTCGGCATCGACACCGTCGGGCTGGACCCGGCCGCCCGGCACCTGCCGGCCGACGAGCGGATGCGGGTCGCCGACGGGCTGTGGGCGGTCGGTGACGTCGCCGGCCACGGTGCCTTCACCCATCTGGCCATGTACCAGGCGGACGTGGCGGTGCGCGACATCCTCGGCCAGGGCGGCCCGGCCGCCGAGTACCGGGCGGTGCCCCGGGTCACCTTCACCGACCCGGAGATCGGCGCGGTCGGCCTGACCGAACGTCAGGCCCGCGAGCAGGGCGTGAACGTCGCGGTGGCGGTGACCGAGGTGCCGGAGTCGTCACGCGGCTGGATCCACGGGCCGGGTAACGACGGTTTCATCAAGCTGGTCGCTGACGCCGACCGGGGCGTACTGGTCGGGGCGACCTCGGCGGGACCGACCGGCGGCGAGGTGCTCGGCGCACTCGCCGTGGCGGTGCACGGCGAGGTGCCGTTGACCAGCCTGCGGCACATGATCTACGCGTACCCGACGGTGCACCGCGCCATCCAGTCCGCCGTACAGCAGCTCACCTGA
- a CDS encoding DUF5662 family protein yields MTTPFDSTADTLRHSLRVADLMSSPIKELLDRSIRHDLSKTIEPERSTYDEFVPKLRTAAYGSEEYQAAVAAMGDGLAHHYANNRHHPEHFPNGVCGMTLVDLIEMLADWKAAAERGRDGDLAQSMEIHCERFGLAPQLMDILRNTARHYGWLPARPGHGLPTE; encoded by the coding sequence ATGACTACGCCGTTCGATTCCACCGCCGATACACTCCGGCACAGCCTGCGCGTCGCTGACCTCATGAGCTCGCCGATCAAGGAACTGCTCGACCGGTCCATCCGTCACGACCTGAGCAAGACCATCGAGCCGGAACGGTCGACGTACGACGAGTTCGTGCCGAAGCTGCGTACCGCGGCGTACGGCAGCGAGGAGTACCAGGCCGCGGTGGCGGCGATGGGTGACGGCCTTGCCCACCACTACGCGAACAACCGGCACCATCCTGAGCACTTTCCCAACGGCGTCTGCGGCATGACCCTGGTCGATCTGATCGAGATGCTTGCCGACTGGAAGGCGGCTGCCGAACGCGGCCGGGACGGCGACCTCGCACAGAGTATGGAGATCCACTGCGAGCGGTTCGGCCTTGCGCCCCAACTGATGGACATCCTCAGAAACACCGCCCGCCACTACGGCTGGCTCCCGGCCCGGCCCGGCCACGGCCTCCCGACCGAATAA